A single Nocardioides bizhenqiangii DNA region contains:
- a CDS encoding sensor histidine kinase → MRSTGEDHVPAAGPTAGFTVLVGLVLGGLALIEIWVQPIFQTGIPGPRVPLTVLVAIMVTALASHERWPLAGAAAFSGTVVAIGWVGQEDQSAFELALGSLVVAYTLAKTTAGPRAWIGAGLLFGGFLGWFWLTYTADDRPDDFVVPALLISAAWYVGREVRHHRQRAASVAAASVEEERSRIARELHDVVAHGVSVMGLQASSARAGLPPELVDQRATLEAIESLGRATLEELHRMLGVLRSGTDHAAPVQPLPRLDQLANLCAGSGTPPVVRLSVEGHPRNLSTGLELSAYRIVQEALTNVRRHANAEVAWVRLNYLPDTLNIEVADDGDGSANPVRFGHGLVGIRERVALHGGSLVVDPTAHGYRVQVVLPTGGDT, encoded by the coding sequence ATGCGCTCGACCGGCGAGGATCACGTCCCGGCGGCCGGCCCGACGGCCGGGTTCACCGTGCTGGTCGGCCTGGTGCTCGGCGGCCTGGCCCTGATCGAGATCTGGGTGCAGCCGATCTTCCAGACCGGCATCCCCGGCCCCCGAGTACCGCTGACTGTCCTCGTCGCGATCATGGTCACGGCGCTTGCCAGTCACGAGCGCTGGCCGCTCGCAGGCGCCGCAGCGTTCTCCGGAACGGTGGTCGCGATCGGCTGGGTCGGTCAAGAAGACCAGTCAGCGTTCGAACTGGCCCTTGGCAGCCTGGTGGTCGCGTACACCCTGGCCAAGACCACGGCCGGTCCACGCGCGTGGATTGGAGCCGGCCTGCTTTTCGGCGGCTTCCTGGGCTGGTTCTGGCTCACCTACACGGCTGACGACCGGCCCGACGACTTCGTGGTCCCCGCGCTGCTCATCAGCGCCGCGTGGTACGTCGGTCGGGAGGTCCGCCACCACCGTCAGCGTGCGGCGTCGGTCGCGGCCGCGAGCGTGGAGGAGGAGCGCAGTCGGATTGCGCGCGAGCTCCACGACGTGGTGGCACACGGCGTCAGCGTGATGGGCCTGCAAGCGAGCAGCGCTCGGGCCGGCCTGCCACCCGAGCTGGTGGATCAACGCGCCACGCTGGAAGCGATCGAGTCGCTGGGCCGCGCCACACTCGAGGAGCTGCACCGGATGCTGGGGGTGCTCCGATCCGGCACCGATCATGCGGCGCCTGTCCAGCCGCTCCCCCGGCTCGACCAGCTGGCCAACCTGTGCGCGGGCAGCGGAACGCCTCCCGTGGTCCGGCTCTCGGTCGAGGGCCACCCCCGCAACCTGTCGACTGGGCTGGAGCTGTCGGCATACCGAATCGTGCAGGAGGCCCTGACCAACGTTCGGCGCCACGCGAATGCCGAGGTGGCGTGGGTGAGGCTGAACTACCTGCCGGACACCCTCAACATTGAGGTCGCGGACGACGGTGATGGTTCCGCGAACCCTGTCCGGTTCGGGCATGGCCTGGTCGGAATCCGCGAACGGGTAGCCCTGCACGGCGGATCCCTCGTCGTGGACCCCACGGCGCACGGATACCGGGTTCAGGTTGTGCTTCCGACCGGTGGAGACACGTGA
- a CDS encoding TetR/AcrR family transcriptional regulator, whose product MSTDYLESGRTRQKQRTRDQLIAAARELITAGDTPRVEEVAEAAGISRPTAYRYFASQAELLAAAYPETGAASVLPDPPPTTLEERVAAVAGFVIGRVQEHEPQQRAMLRLSLGEVPHELPLRQGRAIPWFVEALAPIAKSIGEEGVHRLALALRAACGIETRVWLSDVAGLAPAEVSALQQWMVDALVKQALETPPPT is encoded by the coding sequence ATGTCAACGGACTACCTCGAGTCGGGTCGCACACGGCAGAAGCAACGGACCCGCGACCAACTGATCGCTGCGGCGCGCGAGCTGATCACTGCGGGCGACACGCCGCGTGTCGAGGAGGTCGCCGAGGCTGCCGGGATCTCTCGCCCCACCGCCTACCGCTACTTCGCGTCACAGGCCGAACTCCTCGCCGCGGCATACCCGGAGACAGGAGCCGCGTCGGTCCTTCCCGACCCGCCGCCGACAACCCTTGAAGAGCGCGTGGCCGCCGTTGCCGGGTTCGTCATCGGCCGCGTGCAGGAGCATGAGCCGCAGCAGCGTGCGATGCTGCGCCTTTCGCTGGGCGAGGTGCCACACGAGCTGCCGCTGCGCCAGGGCCGCGCCATTCCGTGGTTCGTCGAGGCGCTCGCGCCCATCGCCAAGTCGATCGGCGAAGAAGGCGTCCACCGGCTTGCGTTGGCACTCCGCGCAGCATGTGGCATCGAGACCCGCGTCTGGCTGAGCGACGTAGCCGGACTCGCGCCCGCAGAAGTCAGCGCCCTCCAACAATGGATGGTCGACGCCCTCGTCAAGCAGGCCCTCGAGACACCGCCGCCGACGTGA
- a CDS encoding class I SAM-dependent methyltransferase, which translates to MTGEPSSMFEAIYAGAEAGEAKPPWDYGAPRPQLVEWAEARDLAGGGREALVVGCGYGADAEFLALLGFRTTGFDFAPTAIAAARRMYPASKVNYLVADVLDLPRKWQRRFDLVVESLTVQSMPPEQHTAAAQNIAALVAPEGTLLVLATTRDEGSEVKGPPWPLTRAELEEFASGGLILRGVERIESGTWWRAELSRGAGGSTSHARQF; encoded by the coding sequence ATGACGGGCGAGCCCTCCAGCATGTTCGAGGCGATCTACGCAGGCGCGGAGGCCGGTGAAGCCAAGCCGCCCTGGGACTACGGCGCCCCTCGTCCACAGCTCGTGGAGTGGGCTGAGGCGCGAGACCTGGCGGGCGGTGGCCGCGAGGCGCTGGTGGTGGGATGCGGCTACGGCGCCGACGCCGAGTTCCTAGCGCTGTTGGGATTTCGCACCACGGGCTTTGACTTCGCGCCGACCGCAATTGCTGCAGCGCGGCGAATGTATCCCGCCAGCAAGGTGAACTACCTCGTTGCCGACGTCTTGGACCTTCCGCGTAAGTGGCAGCGTCGGTTCGACCTGGTTGTAGAGAGTCTTACCGTGCAGTCGATGCCGCCTGAGCAGCACACGGCAGCCGCGCAGAACATCGCCGCTCTAGTGGCTCCAGAAGGCACACTGCTGGTCCTCGCGACCACACGGGACGAAGGGTCCGAGGTGAAGGGACCGCCGTGGCCGCTGACCCGTGCAGAGCTCGAGGAGTTTGCGAGCGGCGGCCTCATCCTGCGCGGCGTCGAACGGATTGAGAGCGGCACCTGGTGGCGAGCCGAACTGTCCCGAGGAGCGGGAGGTTCGACGAGTCATGCGCGCCAGTTCTAG
- a CDS encoding response regulator transcription factor: MADDDPLARTALTTILGSASDLDVVGSAGNGAEAVQAATRLRPDVVVMDIRMPVINGIDATRHLTSLSPTAGRVLVLTTFGDEEYLLEALRAGASGFLLKNSSADQLIGAVRTVAAGEALLAPGVTRMVIERYLAATGPTRSAVSVLKRLTPRETEVMALMARGLSNREIADRLVLGETTVKTHVARILTKLAVRDRAQVVIAAYESGLVVAGRTDGS; the protein is encoded by the coding sequence GTGGCCGATGACGACCCGCTCGCCCGCACCGCGCTGACCACGATCCTGGGATCCGCTTCGGACCTGGACGTCGTGGGCAGCGCAGGCAACGGTGCGGAGGCGGTGCAGGCCGCCACTCGTCTGCGGCCCGACGTCGTGGTGATGGATATCCGGATGCCCGTCATCAACGGCATCGACGCCACCAGGCACCTCACTTCCCTCTCGCCGACGGCGGGGCGAGTTCTCGTGCTGACGACGTTCGGTGACGAGGAGTACCTGCTGGAAGCGCTTCGGGCTGGCGCGAGCGGCTTCCTGCTCAAGAACTCGTCCGCGGACCAACTCATCGGCGCAGTGCGCACCGTCGCGGCAGGCGAAGCCCTGCTCGCACCCGGCGTCACCCGGATGGTCATCGAGCGCTACCTCGCCGCCACGGGTCCGACTCGCTCAGCCGTCTCGGTGCTCAAGCGGTTGACGCCGCGGGAGACCGAGGTCATGGCCTTGATGGCGCGCGGCCTGAGCAACCGCGAGATAGCCGACCGGCTTGTACTCGGCGAGACGACGGTCAAGACGCACGTGGCCCGGATCCTCACGAAGTTGGCGGTCCGCGATCGCGCTCAGGTAGTGATCGCCGCGTACGAATCCGGCCTGGTGGTCGCGGGCAGAACGGACGGTTCCTGA
- a CDS encoding ice-binding family protein, whose protein sequence is MTLARGGKHARTSFAPQATRSVGRKRVYGDGGLRHTLMSTSVILLVTGLIVIAVTVGRSPAAHAAQPPVGLGAATSFAVLAGTTVTNTGPSRVSGDLGVSPGAAVTGFPPGQVDNGVIHAADAVALQAQNDLTTAYNDAAGRSPVVDKTGDDLGGETLVPGVYGANTTMALTGTVTLDAQGDPSAVFIFQAGSSLLTASGSRVALQGGAQACNVFWQVGSSATIGTSTRFVGTVMALTSITVQTQATIRGRVLARNGQVSLDTNTITRPVCAAPPTTTPPASTPPTTATTTAPTTTTTTLPTTAPTTTSNPTTPTGTGGGPGNPGGPGNPDGPGNPGGPGTPTPPGRSYPPWVPYGHPPTGQAPTVPEPSDGGLWVGGGMCILGVAFGAAAARHPRSIRLP, encoded by the coding sequence ATGACGCTCGCTCGTGGCGGCAAGCATGCCCGCACCTCATTCGCCCCTCAGGCCACTCGATCTGTCGGGCGCAAGCGCGTCTACGGCGACGGTGGTCTGCGTCACACGCTGATGTCGACCTCCGTCATTCTGCTGGTCACCGGTCTCATCGTCATCGCCGTCACGGTGGGACGCTCGCCAGCTGCCCACGCCGCGCAACCCCCGGTGGGCCTGGGCGCCGCGACCTCGTTCGCCGTACTCGCGGGGACCACGGTCACCAACACCGGCCCCTCGAGAGTCTCCGGCGACCTTGGGGTCAGCCCTGGTGCGGCCGTCACCGGCTTCCCACCCGGACAGGTCGACAACGGAGTGATCCACGCCGCGGACGCGGTGGCCCTCCAGGCGCAGAACGACCTCACCACGGCCTACAACGACGCTGCAGGACGATCACCGGTCGTCGACAAGACCGGTGACGATCTCGGTGGGGAGACTCTGGTGCCGGGCGTCTACGGCGCTAACACGACCATGGCTCTCACCGGCACGGTCACCCTCGACGCACAGGGAGACCCCTCGGCCGTCTTCATCTTCCAGGCGGGCTCCTCGTTGCTCACGGCGAGCGGGAGCAGGGTGGCACTCCAGGGCGGAGCCCAGGCGTGCAACGTCTTCTGGCAGGTGGGGAGCTCGGCGACCATCGGAACCTCCACGAGGTTCGTCGGCACGGTGATGGCCTTGACCAGCATCACGGTCCAGACCCAGGCCACGATCCGCGGCCGCGTCCTGGCGCGGAACGGTCAGGTCAGCCTGGACACCAACACGATCACCAGGCCCGTTTGCGCCGCGCCCCCCACGACGACGCCCCCCGCGTCGACGCCCCCCACCACGGCGACCACCACGGCGCCGACCACGACCACCACCACATTGCCGACCACCGCGCCCACGACGACCAGCAACCCCACCACGCCGACCGGCACCGGAGGCGGACCAGGGAACCCGGGCGGACCAGGGAACCCGGACGGACCAGGGAACCCGGGCGGACCAGGCACCCCGACCCCTCCGGGGCGCTCCTACCCGCCGTGGGTCCCCTACGGGCACCCGCCGACGGGTCAGGCGCCGACAGTCCCCGAACCCTCGGACGGCGGCCTCTGGGTCGGGGGAGGCATGTGCATCCTCGGCGTCGCGTTCGGTGCCGCAGCCGCCCGGCATCCCCGATCGATCCGGCTCCCGTGA
- a CDS encoding class F sortase, protein MLLLVAICTTLGGVLLAVGFSRPDQQPAGEGARSPARSTSEAPAPAPLGRDVTVTQRQALTPARLKIPAIDVTTPLVRLGLMPDRTVEVPRNPDRAGWFQPGPVPGQRGSAVILGHVDSVRGPAVFARLQELQLGDAVTIERADGSTVRFVVSGTMLYENADFPADRVYAAQDGRRLNLVTCGGTYDSTRGGYQSNLVVYTRFAPARVG, encoded by the coding sequence ATGCTGCTTCTCGTCGCGATCTGCACGACCCTGGGCGGCGTCCTCCTCGCCGTCGGGTTCTCGCGCCCGGACCAGCAGCCGGCGGGCGAAGGGGCTAGGTCGCCAGCCAGGTCCACCTCTGAGGCGCCCGCTCCGGCGCCGTTGGGGCGCGACGTGACCGTCACGCAGCGGCAAGCCCTCACCCCGGCACGCCTGAAGATCCCGGCCATCGACGTGACGACTCCCCTCGTCCGACTCGGGCTGATGCCCGACCGGACCGTCGAAGTTCCCCGCAATCCTGACCGGGCCGGCTGGTTCCAGCCTGGACCCGTGCCAGGACAACGAGGGTCCGCGGTGATCCTCGGACACGTCGACTCAGTGCGAGGCCCCGCTGTCTTCGCGCGCCTGCAGGAGCTCCAGCTCGGCGACGCGGTCACGATCGAGCGTGCCGACGGCTCGACCGTTCGGTTCGTGGTGAGCGGGACCATGCTCTACGAGAACGCCGACTTCCCCGCAGATCGCGTGTACGCCGCCCAAGACGGCCGCCGCCTCAACCTGGTCACCTGCGGCGGAACCTACGACTCCACCCGCGGCGGCTACCAATCGAACCTC
- a CDS encoding GFA family protein — protein sequence MSQVLGAHGRCLCGGIRYTVRDELREVVNCHCERCKRFTGHHMATTSAKLEGISVEDEDALLIWFFPVPEAGYGSCSRCGSSLFWLSSAAAARRAVCAVTLDPPTGLRTVQAWWVSQPSDYHARPDLPELETE from the coding sequence ATGTCCCAGGTGCTCGGCGCCCACGGTCGGTGCCTTTGCGGTGGCATCCGGTACACGGTCCGGGACGAGCTCCGCGAGGTCGTCAACTGCCACTGCGAGCGGTGTAAGCGGTTCACCGGGCACCACATGGCCACCACCTCGGCGAAGCTGGAGGGCATCAGCGTCGAGGACGAGGACGCGTTGCTCATCTGGTTCTTCCCGGTGCCGGAGGCCGGCTACGGGTCCTGCTCCCGCTGCGGGTCCTCGTTGTTCTGGCTGTCGTCGGCAGCCGCGGCGCGTCGTGCGGTCTGCGCGGTCACGCTGGATCCACCGACCGGGCTGAGGACGGTCCAGGCATGGTGGGTCAGCCAACCCAGCGACTACCACGCGCGGCCCGATCTCCCGGAGCTCGAGACGGAGTGA
- a CDS encoding cupin domain-containing protein, giving the protein MTERTTLAPVIRKAGEGEKRWFFGGGVFTWKLSSANEDIGLWEVDMVEGKWTPIHTHPVSESMWVLEGQIQYRVNDDEHELGAGDFVMVPAGVPHAFIVKSPTAKVLGIQPTCECEPFYRGASEPFEGSACIVDFARIAQSAQENGGIEIVGPPPF; this is encoded by the coding sequence ATGACGGAACGGACGACGCTCGCGCCGGTGATCCGAAAGGCCGGCGAGGGCGAGAAGCGATGGTTCTTCGGCGGTGGCGTTTTCACCTGGAAGCTCAGCAGTGCTAACGAGGACATCGGCCTGTGGGAGGTCGACATGGTCGAGGGCAAGTGGACCCCGATCCACACCCACCCGGTCTCGGAGTCCATGTGGGTGCTGGAGGGGCAAATCCAGTACCGCGTCAACGACGATGAACACGAACTCGGTGCCGGCGACTTCGTCATGGTGCCCGCAGGCGTACCCCACGCCTTCATCGTCAAGAGTCCCACGGCCAAGGTGCTCGGCATCCAGCCGACCTGCGAATGCGAACCCTTCTACCGCGGCGCCAGCGAGCCCTTCGAAGGATCGGCCTGCATCGTCGACTTCGCCCGGATCGCGCAGAGCGCCCAGGAGAACGGCGGCATCGAGATCGTTGGCCCCCCACCGTTCTAG
- a CDS encoding NADP-dependent oxidoreductase: MKAIRFHQYGDADVLRYEDVEVPIPSDGQVRVRVAGTTFNGVDANIRAGFMQEPMPLTLPHIPGLDVAGTVDALGDNVSSLQVGDRVVGFLPFVVDGASADYVLASAETLTTAPISIPLTEAAALPLVGLTAWQALFEHADLGSGQRILINGASGAVGGYAVQLAKAAGAHVIATGSASTSEHLLARGADEVVDHTASEVRSAVTETVDVLLNLAPITPEQFATLTTLVGDGGVVVNTTVWMPAPSDEARGVRGIDLYVRSDAHQLSELVARVDRGELVVDVAEQVALPDLASVHSRAAAGTLTGKVVIVPANGQR, translated from the coding sequence ATGAAGGCCATTCGTTTCCACCAGTACGGCGACGCCGACGTCCTGCGCTACGAGGACGTGGAGGTCCCCATCCCCAGCGACGGGCAGGTCCGCGTCCGTGTCGCCGGGACGACGTTCAACGGCGTCGACGCCAACATTCGTGCGGGCTTCATGCAGGAGCCGATGCCTCTGACACTGCCGCACATTCCCGGCCTGGATGTCGCGGGCACGGTGGACGCACTTGGAGACAACGTCAGCAGTCTCCAGGTCGGCGACCGCGTCGTGGGCTTTCTGCCCTTCGTCGTCGACGGCGCCTCGGCGGACTACGTCCTCGCATCTGCCGAGACCCTGACCACGGCCCCGATCTCGATCCCGCTGACCGAGGCGGCCGCCCTCCCCCTGGTCGGCCTCACCGCGTGGCAGGCACTGTTCGAGCACGCCGACCTCGGGTCCGGACAGCGGATCCTGATCAACGGCGCGAGCGGGGCGGTGGGTGGCTACGCCGTTCAGCTGGCGAAGGCCGCCGGCGCCCACGTCATCGCCACGGGCAGCGCAAGCACCAGCGAACACCTCCTGGCCCGCGGAGCAGACGAGGTCGTCGACCACACCGCCTCCGAGGTGAGATCGGCAGTGACCGAGACGGTCGACGTCCTGCTCAACCTCGCGCCGATCACCCCCGAGCAGTTCGCGACCCTGACCACCCTGGTCGGCGACGGCGGCGTGGTGGTCAACACCACCGTGTGGATGCCCGCCCCGAGCGACGAGGCACGCGGCGTGCGCGGCATCGACCTCTACGTCCGCAGCGACGCACACCAGCTCTCCGAGCTCGTCGCGCGCGTCGACCGCGGCGAGCTGGTCGTCGATGTCGCCGAGCAGGTGGCGTTGCCGGACCTCGCATCGGTCCACTCACGCGCCGCCGCGGGAACCCTCACGGGCAAGGTCGTCATCGTCCCGGCCAACGGCCAGCGATGA
- a CDS encoding MarR family winged helix-turn-helix transcriptional regulator codes for MPDSPSSLDSVQLGAYFALMEVAGLLRHAVELQLREEGDLSYVQFQLLARLGLNSPTGSERMTDLADGVVYSRSGLTYQAGLLEKAGLVVRAPSVDDERSVTVTITDAGRSRIATVIPGHVEVLREQLFAALSRSETQALGDLLAPVRDHMRAAPPRSAGSRRRR; via the coding sequence ATGCCCGACTCGCCCTCCTCCCTTGACTCAGTCCAGCTCGGTGCGTATTTCGCGCTGATGGAGGTGGCAGGACTGTTGCGCCACGCCGTTGAGCTGCAGCTGCGCGAGGAGGGCGACCTGAGCTACGTGCAGTTCCAGCTCTTGGCGCGCCTGGGCCTGAACTCGCCAACCGGCAGCGAGCGGATGACCGACCTGGCCGACGGCGTCGTCTACAGCCGCAGCGGCTTGACGTACCAAGCTGGGTTGCTCGAGAAGGCGGGCCTCGTCGTGCGCGCCCCATCCGTTGACGACGAACGGAGCGTGACCGTCACGATCACCGACGCGGGGCGCTCTCGGATCGCCACGGTGATCCCCGGCCACGTCGAGGTGCTCCGCGAGCAGTTGTTCGCAGCGCTGTCACGCTCAGAAACGCAGGCATTGGGCGACCTCCTGGCGCCGGTGCGCGACCACATGCGCGCGGCCCCACCACGCTCGGCAGGCTCACGCCGACGCCGTTGA